AATTTTGGCAATGATCGCCTCAATTTTGGCAACGGCGGCTTCATAGGTCCAACCCGGCGGCAGATCTGGGGATCGAGGCCTTGTCAGATCCGGATGGGGGGGTGGGGGTGTGGGGGTGTTCGTAGGATTATTCATGGAAAAGGGCAGGGCAGGTTAAGGGCTTAGTCTGACTGGAGAATTTCCGTGATTTGCACCTCAACTTGACCTTGGTTGAGTTGAATATGCAGGGGTTGTCCCACAGTCAGGGTCGTTGCGGACCGGGTAATGGTTCCATTCCTTTGCCGCACAATGGCATAGCCGCGTCGCAAAACTGCTTGGGGGTCAAGGGTTGCCAATGTTTGCCCTAGGAGTTTGCAGTGCTGGTTGGCCTGCTGGAAGTGCTGCCGGGTCACCTGCAAGAGCCGCTGTCTCACCCAGGCGATCGCCTGGATTTCTTGATGCATCCTGTGATCTAGTTTGAGCAGCCACAGGCGATCACGCAACCGTTGCAGGCGATCGTGACTGTTTTGGAACTGTTGCGCCAACGCAGCTTGCAAGAGCAGCTGCCGTTCGTGATGGGCGGTAATCAGATCAGATAGCCCGGGGAATCGCCTGTTCTGCAGCAGCGGTCGGAGTGTGGACATAGACATCCGCCGCTAAATCTGCCAGGGACTCATCCCGTTGGTGCCCAATGCCCGAGATGATGGGAATTGAGCATTCCGCGATCGCCCGCACCACCCGTTCATCATTAAAACAGGCCATGTCCTCCGTCGATMCCCCCCCTCGTGACAGGATTAAAACCTCGGCTCTCCCATCCCCTTCCACCCGCCGAATCGCTGCCACAATCGAAGCCGGGGCTTGATCCCCCTGAACAAGGGTCGGGGAAAATAACACATGGAGACCGGGGTAACGTCGTTTTAAGGTGCGCTGGATATCGCCCCAGGCCGCCGCTTGGGGTGAGGTGACCACGGCAATTGTCTGGGGATGCATGGGCAAGGGCCGCTTGTGCTGGGGATCAAACAAACCCTCCGCCTCTAGGCGATGCCGCAGTTGCCGATAACGCAGCGCTCGTAACCCTTCTCCTGCGGGCAAGGCTTGCCAGACAATCAACTGATATTGCCCCCGTTGGCAATGAACATGGATCCGTCCGAGCAAAATCAGCTGCTCACCGGGGACGGGCTGGGCAATGAGTTTTTCTAGCTGACTGCTCCAGACCACACAACTAATCGCTGCTTTGGCATCGGGGTCTTGCAGGGTAAAGAAGAGGCCACTGCGATAACGGTTAGCGCTGGAAACTTCCCCGGTCACCCAGACCTGTTGGAGCTGTTGATCTTGTTCCAACAAGCTCTGGATATAGGCAGTCAATCCAGCCACCGAGAGAGCGGTGTCAGGGACGAGGAGATGGGGTAGAGAGGAAGGCATCGGTGGGGACAGGGGCAGTCAAGAACGACGGGTTTTAAGGTGACCGATAGGGTTGCTGTGGAACTTGACAAATGGGGAATTTGACGTTAACAAACAGGAGAACTCGCACCACTCCCCAAGGCACCGAATCAAGCCAGTACCATCTGGTTCCAAGACGATGGATGCCAACCGGCCAAGAGCACACCGGATGTAGAGATCTGGATCCAGCCTGACATCCTGTTTCTAGCGTACCCAGGCTCACCCCAAAAGCACAGTCACCAAGAGGGCATTCTCGGCAGTTCCAGCAGCAGCAGCCGTGACCAAGACTGTCTAAAATAAAGGTTCTGCCGGAACTTCTCGATTCTAATCACTCCTTTCCGTGTTGAGGCGTAAATGGCAACTAAAGCAACTGACAACTCCGACAACAAGCAATCCGACAACAAGCAAAAAGCACTGAGCTTAGTGATGGGCCAGATTGAGCGGACTTTTGGCAAGGGGTCGATTATGCGCTTGGGGGATGCCACTCGCATGAAAGTGGAAACGATCTCCTGTGGTGCCCTGACCCTCGATTTGGCCTTGGGGGGCGGCATCCCTAAAGGACGGGTGATTGAAATCTACGGCCCTGAGAGTTCTGGAAAAACCACCCTTGCCCTCCATGCTCTGGCAGAAGTCCAGAAGGCGSGGGGGGATTGCGGCCTTTGTGGATGCTGAGCATGCCCTTGATCCCGCCTATGCCGCCGTTCTGGGGGTAGATATTGCCAATTTATTGATCTCCCAACCCGATACCGGGGAGTCGGCTCTGGAAATTGTGGATCAACTGGTGCGCTCGGCGGCGATCGACATTATTGTGATCGATTCCGTGGCAGCACTGGTACCTCGAGCTGAAATCGAAGGAGACATGGGGGATACCCATGTGGGACTCCAGGCGCGGTTAATGAGTCAAGCACTGCGCAAAATCACGGGAAGTATCGGCAAGTCCGGCTGTACCGTGATTTTTCTCAACCAGCTGCGTCAGAAGATTGGAATTTCCTACGGCAACCCAGAAACCACAACGGGAGGAAATGCCCTCAAGTTTTACGCCTCTGTGCGGTTGGACATCCGCCGCGCTCAGACCCTGAAAAAGGGTGCCGACGAGTTTGGTATTCGCGCCAAGGTTAAGGTCGCCAAGAATAAAGTCGCTCCTCCCTTCCGGGTAGCCGAGTTTGACATTATTTTTGGCAAGGGTATTTCCACCCTGGGCTGTCTGGTGGATCTTGCAGAGGAAATGGGGGTGCTGGTTCGCAAGGGAGCCTGGTATAGCTACAACGGGGACAATATCGGTCAGGGTCGAGACAATGTGATCAAAAACCTGGAAGAAAATCCAGCCTTTGGGAAGGATCTGGAAGCTCAGGTGCGGCAAAAGCTAGAAATGGGGGTGGTTGTCTCCGCCAACTCGGTTTCACCGATGGAAGTAGAGCATGAAGAGGCAGAAGAGTACCTAGAAGATCCCTAAGGGCGATCGTGTCCCATCCCCTGGCTTTAGCCCTAGGGCCAGTCAAACGTTATTGTCTCCGTCTTCATGGCTATAGCGGCGGCGTTCCAGGTATTTGACCCCACTCAGTACCAGGGTTGTCATGGCAGTCCCGACGAGGCTCAACTGCCATAGACCACATCCAGCCACCATACCCAGTGCCGCTGCCACCCAAATCGCAGCGGCTGAGGTCAAGCCTTTCGCCCGGAGTTTGCCATCTTTGGGACGATGCAGAATTTCTCCAGCTCCCAGGAACCCCACCCCGGTCGCAACCCCCTGAATCACCCGACTCAGGGCATCGGGAGTTTGCAGGATAGTTGTTTGCAAAGGAATCAGCACAAACAAAGCTGATCCCAAACTCACCAACATGTGGGTTCGGAGTCCAGCGGCTTTACCGCTTTGTTCTCGGTTCCAGCCAATCACACCACCGACCAGCAATGCCAGTGCCAGCCGACACAGTAACCCTATCCAATCATCGGGACGAAGTGTAGCCAACAGCATGGATTTGAAGTGGGAATTTCCAGCCAGGATAAGGGTCGTTTTCAATGGCAAGGATCACTAGAACCGATTCCCTAGGCCATAACCATACCACCATCGACATTCATTACCTGGCCAGTAATATAGGCAGCGGCGGGATCAGATGCCAGGAATTTTACCAACCCCGCCACTTCCTCTGGCTGGCCGAAGCGCCCCAGGGGAATAAATTTTAAGATACTCTCAGCGTCTACATCCTGGGTCATATCCGTGGCAATGAAGCCAGGCGCCACTGCATTCACTGTAATCCCCCGACTGGCAAGTTCTTTGGCCACGGTTTTGGTTAAGCCAATCACCCCAGCCTTGGCGGCACTGTAGTTAGCTTGTCCGGGATTCCCCATCTGCCCTGCCACTGAAGCAATGTTAATCATGCGACCCGATCGCTGTTTCAACATGATTTTGCTGGCGGCTTTGGTGCAGAAAAACACGCCAGTGAGATTGAGATCAATTACCGCCTGCCATTCTTCACGCTTCATCCGCAGCAGTAAGGTATCGCGGGTAATTCCGGCATTGTTAACCAAAATATCCACCCGTCCCCATTGCTGGAGAACCGTACTGAAGAGTTTATCCACCTGATCTTCTTGGGAAACATCTGCCTGGAGGGAGATCGCCGTGCCACCCATGGTTTCAATTTCTGACACCACCGCCTCGGCAGCCGAACTGGAACTAGCATAGTTGACCACCACCTTGGCACCCACTGTCCCCAAGGACAAGGCGACAGCTCGCCCGATGCCACGGGAAGCTCCGGTTACGACTGCGACCTGTCCCTGCAAGTGTTGGGGAACCACTGGCGTTACTGTCATGTTACTCCTACTGCTCTGCACACAAATTTGCTGCATAGATCATCTTACGGCGATTTTGCGATCGCGGTTGGCTGTCAATCACCCGCAAGGCAGTAGAGAACACCTAGCGACAGGGGCAAAAACTGCCAGCCCTACTCTCGATTGGTATTGGGATATTTTTAGGCGAGGGCATAAGGCAATTTGTCCTTGCGACCCTTTGATTTCCATGGCCGCCAACCCTGCCCATTGATACCGGAGATACATAAATGTCGGTGGACAAATACAAATAAATGTGAATATACTGAGAAATAGGAACAGGAAACTGGTTCCTTAGAATTCATCATTTATTTTGTAATCTGCCCTCATAAAGCCATGACAACAACCTTACAGCGGCGCGATAGCGCCAACGTCTGGGAGCGGTTTTGCGACTGGGTGACCTCTACCGACAATCGCCTCTATGTAGGCTGGTTCGGTACGGTCATGATTCCCACGCTGCTCACTGCAACCATCTGCTTCATCATTGCCTTCATCGCTGCGCCCCCTGTGGACATTGATGGCATCCGCGAACCAGTTGCTGGTTCCCTGATTTTTGGTAACAACATCATCACGGGTGCGGTTGTTCCTTCTTCCAATGCCATTGGTCTGCACTTCTACCCGATCTGGGAAGCTGCTTCCTTAGATGAGTGGTTGTACAACGGTGGTCCTTACCAGTTGGTGGTATTCCACTTTTTGCTGGGGATTTGCTGCTACATGGGTCGGCAGTGGGAACT
Above is a window of Neosynechococcus sphagnicola sy1 DNA encoding:
- a CDS encoding exodeoxyribonuclease VII large subunit, whose product is MQAALAQQFQNSHDRLQRLRDRLWLLKLDHRMHQEIQAIAWVRQRLLQVTRQHFQQANQHCKLLGQTLATLDPQAVLRRGYAIVRQRNGTITRSATTLTVGQPLHIQLNQGQVEVQITEILQSD
- the xseA gene encoding exodeoxyribonuclease VII large subunit: MPSSLPHLLVPDTALSVAGLTAYIQSLLEQDQQLQQVWVTGEVSSANRYRSGLFFTLQDPDAKAAISCVVWSSQLEKLIAQPVPGEQLILLGRIHVHCQRGQYQLIVWQALPAGEGLRALRYRQLRHRLEAEGLFDPQHKRPLPMHPQTIAVVTSPQAAAWGDIQRTLKRRYPGLHVLFSPTLVQGDQAPASIVAAIRRVEGDGRAEVLILSRGGXSTEDMACFNDERVVRAIAECSIPIISGIGHQRDESLADLAADVYVHTPTAAAEQAIPRAI
- a CDS encoding MgtC/SapB family protein, with the protein product MLLATLRPDDWIGLLCRLALALLVGGVIGWNREQSGKAAGLRTHMLVSLGSALFVLIPLQTTILQTPDALSRVIQGVATGVGFLGAGEILHRPKDGKLRAKGLTSAAAIWVAAALGMVAGCGLWQLSLVGTAMTTLVLSGVKYLERRRYSHEDGDNNV
- the fabG gene encoding 3-oxoacyl-[acyl-carrier-protein] reductase gives rise to the protein MTVTPVVPQHLQGQVAVVTGASRGIGRAVALSLGTVGAKVVVNYASSSSAAEAVVSEIETMGGTAISLQADVSQEDQVDKLFSTVLQQWGRVDILVNNAGITRDTLLLRMKREEWQAVIDLNLTGVFFCTKAASKIMLKQRSGRMINIASVAGQMGNPGQANYSAAKAGVIGLTKTVAKELASRGITVNAVAPGFIATDMTQDVDAESILKFIPLGRFGQPEEVAGLVKFLASDPAAAYITGQVMNVDGGMVMA